The Amycolatopsis sp. DG1A-15b genome window below encodes:
- a CDS encoding NB-ARC domain-containing protein yields the protein MPRQLPSAPCGFAGRARELAALNGGRGHRNGRQSGCDDHCDRGRRGIGKTWLALRWAHDHLDCFPDGQFYVDLSGFDPVDEPVPAERAVRGFLGALGVAPTSVPLEPDGQAARYRTLTAGRRLLVVLDNARDTEHVVPLLSGGSSYSVLITSRHELGGLITTHGGTTLPLRTLDEPQARELLAHKLGEARLAEEPDAAQQIVRQCGGISLALAIVGAGGSPARPAAVDAGRRTVGKPAGCPRHR from the coding sequence GTGCCCCGCCAGTTGCCGTCCGCGCCGTGCGGGTTCGCTGGGCGGGCCAGGGAACTGGCGGCTTTGAATGGGGGTCGCGGACACCGCAACGGGCGGCAGTCAGGCTGCGATGATCACTGTGATCGCGGGCGCCGGGGCATTGGCAAGACGTGGCTGGCGCTGCGGTGGGCGCACGATCACCTGGACTGCTTCCCCGACGGTCAGTTTTACGTCGACCTCAGCGGATTCGACCCGGTCGACGAACCGGTGCCCGCCGAACGCGCCGTCCGTGGCTTCCTCGGCGCACTCGGTGTCGCTCCGACGTCAGTTCCGCTGGAGCCGGACGGGCAGGCGGCGCGGTATCGGACCCTCACGGCCGGGCGCCGGTTGCTCGTGGTGCTCGACAACGCGCGCGACACCGAACACGTCGTCCCGTTGCTTTCCGGCGGATCTTCGTATTCGGTCCTGATCACGAGCCGGCACGAGCTCGGTGGCCTGATCACCACCCATGGCGGGACCACGCTGCCGTTGCGGACTCTCGACGAACCGCAGGCGCGAGAGCTGCTCGCGCACAAGCTGGGTGAGGCCCGGCTGGCCGAAGAACCCGACGCGGCCCAGCAGATCGTTCGCCAATGCGGGGGAATTTCCCTGGCGCTGGCCATCGTCGGCGCGGGTGGCAGCCCAGCCAGGCCGGCGGCTGTCGACGCTGGCCGCCGAACTGTCGGAAAGCCGGCTGGATGCCCTCGACACCGGTGA
- a CDS encoding helix-turn-helix transcriptional regulator: MIEFWEVVGAPRSDADQAPVTYVISGTWPEVTLTADAPVSAHFALAFAQRLAAALAASEMSGRAAAAAAGLSHATVQRVLRGEVLPDLGTLARLEVALRVDLYPVGLHTRFPSVNSPSKQ; encoded by the coding sequence ATGATCGAGTTCTGGGAGGTGGTCGGCGCGCCTCGTAGTGACGCCGACCAAGCCCCCGTCACCTACGTCATCTCGGGCACCTGGCCGGAGGTGACCCTGACCGCCGACGCGCCGGTCTCCGCGCACTTCGCCCTCGCGTTCGCCCAACGGCTGGCCGCGGCTCTAGCAGCCAGCGAAATGAGCGGTCGGGCCGCCGCGGCTGCAGCGGGGCTGTCCCATGCCACCGTTCAGCGGGTGCTGCGCGGCGAGGTCCTGCCCGATCTGGGCACCCTCGCCCGACTCGAAGTGGCACTCCGTGTCGATCTCTACCCGGTCGGGCTGCACACCCGGTTCCCTTCGGTCAATTCGCCCAGTAAGCAATGA
- a CDS encoding aldo/keto reductase yields the protein MLTPVMLPIPGTRSVAHLKDSLAAAQIQLPDEDVAAITSLAAEA from the coding sequence ATGCTCACCCCGGTGATGCTGCCGATTCCGGGCACAAGGAGCGTCGCACACTTGAAGGATAGCCTGGCGGCAGCGCAGATCCAGCTGCCCGACGAGGACGTCGCGGCGATCACCAGCCTCGCCGCGGAGGCCTGA
- a CDS encoding glycoside hydrolase family 2 TIM barrel-domain containing protein translates to MALPGGIASGTPGAAPEAAAAWVDPPNGYPEWNNNIGIFEVNSEPPHATSMPYADLQQALDADRTTSPYRLDLTGTWRFKHVAKPADRDLNFHRTDVDDTAWPTIPVPANWQQHGYDFPIYVNYTYPWWGANGQNENAQPPFAPTRFNPVGQYRRRFDLPAAWQGRRVHLHFEGVKSGFYLWVNGTKVGYREGSYTPAEFDVTDYVRAGSNLVAVEVYRFPDGDWLEDQDMIRLSGIFRPVFLYSVPAVHLRDFTLTTPLRDNYTNADLAVKVAVRNRGAQQSGTYSVEVQLYDANRQAVWPSPLRVPVNVGAVPVGQDATAQGSQAVQGPKLWSAEHPNLYTAVLQLRDPSGAVTQTASARVGFREFTLSGGLMRINGQPVSLRGTNRHETNPDRGQALTREDMVTDIKLMKRLNINAVRTSHYPNNAVWYDLADEYGIYVMDEANLETHGVRDNYPDSNSAWTAAVVDRAVQMVHRDKNHPSVVIWSLGNEAGGGSNFVTMRNAIRSADPTRIVHYEGDNRREVSDIRSRMYESPSTVEGRARDTSDTRPYVMIEYSHSMGNSTGNFKEYWDIVRRYPILQGGYIWDFVDQGLRRPIPSGGSGTYLAYGGDWGDNPNDGNFCANGIVTADRRPSGKAAEVKRVYQAITVSAGADLTSGVVKITNENLFTNVNEFTGRWALVADGTVVQSGALTAAQLDIAPLTSKTVQLPVQRPTAPAPGEEHFLELSFTLTTTTAWADAGYEVARQQLPVNFSSPPVVPTPVADVPALTVTEASDRVTVAGTDFTVVFAKATGTISSFDAMGVRLVNSGPVPNFWRAPTDNDRGNGQPSRNGTWRRAGLDRTVTGFSVSKPSDRAVRIAVTGTLPTSATSTYTTTYTVYGNGEIKVDNTLHPGAASLPYIPEVGTILFLPADLEQMRYYGRGPEENHWDRNSGSDVGVYSSTVSGQWTGYIRPQENGNKTDVRWAALVNGSGRGLLAFGEPLLEVNASHFTPEDLSTGTRHDYQLTRRSEVVLRLNHRQMGVGGNDSWGAQTLDQYKLFANRDYSYTYRLRPLPDVGQALALSRRPMETAGGGSGPQTGVYYRLVAQHSGKAADINGASTAAGALLIQWSVSSGLNQQFDFVDSGSGYYRIRVRHSGLVLQVASSSTGADISQQPDSNAASQQWRVVDQGGGTVSLVNRQSGLAMDVFNASTADGARISQWTPGGGANQRFALQRV, encoded by the coding sequence GTGGCCCTGCCGGGCGGGATCGCGTCGGGCACTCCCGGCGCGGCACCCGAAGCCGCGGCGGCGTGGGTGGACCCGCCCAACGGTTACCCCGAGTGGAACAACAACATCGGGATCTTCGAGGTCAACTCGGAGCCGCCGCACGCGACCTCCATGCCGTACGCCGACCTCCAGCAGGCGCTGGACGCCGACCGCACCACGTCGCCGTACCGGCTCGACCTCACCGGGACGTGGCGGTTCAAGCACGTCGCCAAGCCCGCCGACCGTGACCTGAACTTCCACCGCACCGACGTCGACGACACCGCCTGGCCGACCATCCCGGTGCCCGCCAACTGGCAGCAGCACGGCTACGACTTCCCGATCTACGTCAACTACACCTACCCCTGGTGGGGCGCCAACGGGCAGAACGAGAACGCCCAGCCGCCGTTCGCGCCGACGCGGTTCAACCCGGTCGGCCAGTACCGCCGGCGGTTCGACCTCCCGGCCGCCTGGCAGGGGCGGCGGGTCCACCTGCACTTCGAGGGCGTCAAGTCCGGGTTCTACCTGTGGGTCAACGGAACGAAGGTCGGGTACCGCGAGGGCTCGTACACGCCGGCCGAGTTCGACGTCACCGACTACGTCCGGGCCGGCTCCAACCTGGTCGCGGTCGAGGTCTACCGGTTCCCGGACGGGGACTGGTTGGAGGACCAGGACATGATCCGGCTGTCCGGGATCTTCCGGCCGGTCTTCCTGTACTCGGTGCCCGCGGTGCACCTGCGCGACTTCACGCTCACCACCCCGTTGCGGGACAACTACACCAACGCCGACCTGGCGGTGAAGGTCGCGGTGCGCAACCGCGGCGCGCAGCAGTCGGGGACGTACTCGGTGGAGGTCCAGCTCTACGACGCCAACCGGCAGGCCGTCTGGCCGTCGCCCCTGCGGGTACCGGTGAACGTGGGCGCGGTGCCGGTCGGGCAGGACGCGACGGCGCAGGGTTCCCAGGCCGTCCAGGGCCCGAAGCTCTGGTCGGCCGAGCACCCGAACCTCTACACCGCCGTGCTGCAACTGCGCGACCCGTCCGGCGCGGTCACCCAGACCGCGTCGGCACGGGTCGGCTTCCGCGAGTTCACGCTCTCGGGCGGCCTGATGCGGATCAACGGTCAGCCCGTGTCGTTGCGCGGCACCAACCGGCACGAGACGAACCCCGACCGCGGGCAGGCGTTGACCCGCGAGGACATGGTCACCGACATCAAGCTGATGAAGCGGCTCAACATCAACGCCGTCCGGACCTCGCACTACCCCAACAATGCGGTGTGGTACGACCTCGCCGACGAGTACGGCATCTACGTCATGGACGAGGCCAACCTGGAGACCCACGGCGTGCGGGACAACTACCCCGACTCCAACTCCGCCTGGACCGCGGCCGTCGTGGACCGGGCCGTCCAGATGGTGCACCGCGACAAGAACCACCCGTCGGTCGTCATCTGGTCGCTCGGCAACGAGGCGGGCGGCGGCAGCAACTTCGTGACGATGCGCAACGCGATCCGCTCGGCCGACCCGACCCGGATCGTCCACTACGAGGGCGACAACCGGCGCGAGGTCAGCGACATCCGGTCCCGGATGTACGAGAGCCCGTCCACGGTCGAGGGCCGCGCCAGGGACACCTCCGACACCCGCCCGTACGTGATGATCGAGTACTCGCACTCGATGGGCAACTCCACCGGCAACTTCAAGGAGTACTGGGACATCGTCCGGCGCTATCCGATCCTGCAAGGCGGGTACATCTGGGACTTCGTCGACCAGGGCCTGCGCCGGCCGATCCCGTCGGGCGGCAGCGGGACCTACCTCGCGTACGGCGGCGACTGGGGCGACAACCCCAACGACGGCAACTTCTGCGCCAACGGCATCGTCACCGCGGACCGGCGGCCGTCCGGCAAGGCGGCCGAGGTCAAGCGGGTCTACCAGGCGATCACCGTCTCGGCGGGCGCGGACCTCACCAGCGGGGTCGTCAAGATCACCAACGAGAACCTGTTCACCAACGTCAACGAGTTCACCGGCCGGTGGGCGCTGGTCGCCGACGGCACAGTCGTCCAAAGTGGAGCGCTCACCGCCGCGCAGCTCGACATCGCGCCGTTGACGAGCAAGACCGTGCAGCTGCCCGTGCAGCGGCCGACCGCCCCGGCGCCGGGGGAGGAGCACTTCCTCGAACTGTCGTTCACCCTTACGACCACCACGGCCTGGGCCGACGCGGGGTACGAGGTGGCGCGGCAACAGCTCCCGGTGAACTTCTCCAGCCCGCCCGTCGTGCCGACACCGGTGGCGGACGTGCCGGCGTTGACGGTCACCGAGGCCAGTGACCGCGTCACCGTCGCGGGAACGGACTTCACCGTCGTCTTCGCCAAGGCGACCGGCACGATCAGCTCGTTCGACGCGATGGGCGTGCGGCTGGTCAACTCCGGCCCGGTGCCGAACTTCTGGCGCGCGCCCACGGACAACGACCGGGGCAACGGCCAGCCCAGCCGCAACGGCACCTGGCGGCGTGCCGGCCTGGACCGGACCGTGACCGGCTTCTCCGTCAGCAAGCCGTCGGACCGCGCCGTCCGGATCGCGGTCACCGGCACCCTGCCGACCAGCGCCACGTCGACGTACACCACGACGTACACGGTGTACGGCAACGGGGAGATCAAGGTGGACAACACCCTGCACCCCGGGGCGGCCAGCCTGCCGTACATCCCGGAGGTGGGCACGATCCTGTTCCTGCCCGCGGACCTGGAGCAGATGCGCTACTACGGCCGTGGGCCGGAGGAGAACCACTGGGACCGCAACAGCGGGTCCGACGTCGGTGTGTACTCCTCGACCGTCTCGGGGCAGTGGACCGGTTACATCCGGCCGCAGGAGAACGGCAACAAGACCGACGTGCGGTGGGCGGCGTTGGTCAACGGCAGCGGCCGTGGCCTGCTCGCGTTCGGCGAACCGCTGCTGGAGGTGAACGCGTCGCACTTCACCCCGGAGGACCTGTCGACCGGTACCCGGCACGACTACCAGTTGACGCGGCGGTCGGAGGTCGTGCTGCGGCTCAACCACCGCCAGATGGGTGTCGGCGGCAACGACAGCTGGGGCGCGCAGACTCTGGACCAGTACAAGCTGTTCGCCAACCGGGACTACTCCTACACCTACCGGCTGCGGCCCCTGCCGGATGTCGGCCAGGCCCTGGCGCTGTCCCGGCGACCGATGGAGACGGCGGGCGGCGGCAGCGGTCCGCAGACCGGCGTGTACTACCGGCTGGTGGCCCAGCACAGCGGCAAGGCCGCGGACATCAACGGCGCGTCCACCGCGGCCGGAGCGCTGCTGATCCAGTGGTCGGTGTCCAGCGGGCTCAACCAGCAGTTCGACTTCGTCGACTCGGGTAGCGGCTACTACCGGATTCGGGTGCGGCACAGCGGCCTGGTGTTGCAGGTCGCGAGTTCGAGCACCGGCGCCGACATCAGCCAGCAACCCGATTCCAACGCCGCGAGCCAGCAGTGGCGCGTGGTTGACCAGGGCGGCGGCACGGTGAGCCTGGTCAACCGCCAGAGCGGCCTGGCGATGGACGTGTTCAACGCGTCGACCGCCGACGGCGCCCGCATCTCGCAGTGGACCCCGGGCGGCGGTGCCAACCAGCGCTTCGCCCTCCAGCGCGTGTGA
- a CDS encoding tetratricopeptide repeat protein — MCDAGQFAVAELSLSSLFADCETTAGPEHPGTLAVLDLLGSTQFRRERLPESARSHREARRRAVSALGPDHPKTLKYGHNLGCTLSLLRAWDEGCGTC, encoded by the coding sequence ATGTGCGACGCCGGCCAGTTCGCCGTGGCGGAGCTCAGCCTGAGCTCCCTCTTCGCCGACTGCGAGACCACGGCCGGTCCGGAGCACCCGGGCACCCTCGCCGTCCTCGACCTCCTGGGCTCCACCCAGTTCCGGCGCGAGCGGCTGCCCGAGTCCGCGCGCAGCCACCGGGAAGCCCGCCGCCGGGCGGTCTCGGCGCTGGGGCCGGATCACCCGAAAACCCTGAAGTACGGCCACAACCTCGGCTGCACCCTCTCCCTGCTGCGGGCGTGGGACGAAGGCTGCGGGACGTGCTGA
- a CDS encoding cellulase family glycosylhydrolase, translating to MTQWRKAFGALAAAVVAASGLVALGATGQAAAAASGTGSGYLHTSGNKILDNTGATVRLTGINWFGMETDNKTFHGLWSSRTWRQQLDQMAQLGYNTLRVPFSDDALKPDAKATGINDYTNPDLIGLSPLQILDKVIGYAGQKGMRVILDRHRPTSSGQTPLWYTAGVPESTWINDWKTLAQRYAGNTTVIGADLHNEPHAEGTNPAATGACWGCGDTARDWRLAAERAGNAILGVQPNWLIFVEGVSCPSGGLSNVWDGDPSNDEDCGWWGGNLSKAGEFPVRLSVPGRLVYSPHEYATSVYNQPWFSAPDYPANLTAIWDKYWGYLYKQNIAPLMMGEFGTTLANPVDKVWLEKLMAYTGTGVNGISFTYWSWNPNSGDTGGILNDDWTTVNQAKQSILQPYLIPPAGGGPDPTTTPTTPTSGGGTGGCKTAWKLDNSWQGGFQGALTVTNTATSAANPWKVVFTLPAGATVASGWNGTFTQSGTTVTVTAPSYNPSLGAGAAVSLGFTANGTSGAPSAVTLNAAACTT from the coding sequence ATGACGCAGTGGAGAAAGGCGTTCGGCGCGCTGGCCGCGGCTGTCGTGGCCGCGAGCGGGTTGGTCGCCTTGGGCGCGACTGGCCAGGCCGCCGCGGCGGCAAGCGGTACGGGTAGCGGATACCTGCACACCAGCGGCAACAAGATCCTGGACAACACGGGCGCGACGGTCCGGCTGACCGGCATCAACTGGTTCGGGATGGAGACCGACAACAAGACCTTCCACGGCCTGTGGTCCAGCCGCACCTGGCGCCAGCAGCTCGACCAGATGGCTCAGCTGGGCTACAACACGCTGCGCGTGCCGTTCTCCGACGACGCGCTGAAACCCGATGCCAAGGCCACCGGGATCAACGACTACACCAATCCCGATCTCATCGGGCTCTCGCCACTGCAGATCCTCGACAAGGTGATCGGCTACGCGGGCCAAAAGGGAATGCGCGTCATCCTCGACCGGCACCGGCCGACCAGTTCGGGGCAGACCCCGCTCTGGTACACCGCGGGCGTCCCGGAGAGCACCTGGATCAACGACTGGAAGACGCTCGCCCAGCGCTACGCGGGCAACACCACGGTCATCGGCGCGGACCTGCACAACGAGCCGCACGCCGAGGGCACCAACCCGGCCGCGACCGGCGCGTGCTGGGGCTGCGGCGACACCGCCCGCGACTGGCGGCTGGCCGCCGAACGCGCGGGCAACGCGATCCTGGGCGTACAGCCGAACTGGCTGATCTTCGTCGAGGGCGTGAGCTGCCCGAGCGGCGGGCTGTCGAACGTGTGGGACGGCGACCCGTCCAACGACGAGGACTGCGGCTGGTGGGGCGGGAACCTGTCGAAGGCCGGCGAGTTCCCGGTACGCCTGTCGGTGCCCGGCCGGCTGGTGTACTCCCCGCACGAGTACGCCACCTCGGTCTACAACCAGCCGTGGTTCAGCGCGCCTGATTACCCGGCGAACCTGACCGCGATCTGGGACAAGTACTGGGGTTACCTGTACAAGCAGAACATCGCGCCGCTGATGATGGGCGAGTTCGGCACCACGCTGGCGAACCCGGTCGACAAGGTGTGGCTGGAAAAGCTGATGGCTTACACCGGGACCGGCGTCAACGGCATCTCGTTCACCTACTGGTCGTGGAACCCCAACTCCGGCGACACGGGCGGCATCCTCAACGACGACTGGACCACGGTCAACCAGGCGAAGCAGAGCATCCTCCAGCCCTACCTCATCCCACCGGCCGGCGGCGGGCCCGACCCGACGACGACACCCACGACCCCCACGTCCGGCGGTGGCACCGGCGGGTGCAAGACGGCGTGGAAACTGGACAATTCCTGGCAGGGCGGCTTCCAAGGCGCGCTGACGGTGACCAACACCGCGACGAGCGCCGCCAATCCGTGGAAGGTCGTGTTCACCCTGCCCGCCGGGGCCACCGTCGCCAGCGGCTGGAACGGCACCTTCACCCAGAGCGGCACCACGGTCACCGTGACCGCGCCGTCCTACAACCCGTCTCTGGGCGCGGGAGCGGCCGTGTCGCTCGGCTTCACCGCCAACGGCACGTCGGGCGCACCGTCGGCCGTCACGCTCAACGCGGCGGCCTGCACCACGTGA
- a CDS encoding nucleoside 2-deoxyribosyltransferase domain-containing protein: METDRYVEAPTYHRPRPGDPPSVFLAGGITAVAEPWHEHAVRTLLGAPRPLIVFNPCRADFPIHDPGAAFEQVSWEQHHLRLAGLTLFWFPRSDAAKTTQPIALFELGQALGEGRRIVVGADPGYPREHDVHLQCRINRPGMPVWSTVDDTLTAAIEAAHG; this comes from the coding sequence ATGGAAACCGACCGGTACGTCGAGGCACCCACCTACCACCGTCCCCGGCCCGGCGATCCGCCGTCGGTGTTCCTGGCCGGTGGCATCACCGCGGTGGCCGAGCCGTGGCACGAGCACGCGGTGCGCACGCTGCTGGGCGCGCCGCGGCCCCTGATCGTGTTCAACCCGTGCCGGGCGGACTTCCCGATCCACGACCCCGGCGCGGCGTTCGAACAGGTCAGCTGGGAGCAGCACCACCTGCGGCTGGCCGGGCTGACCCTGTTCTGGTTCCCCCGTTCGGACGCGGCGAAGACCACGCAGCCCATCGCCCTGTTCGAGCTCGGGCAGGCCCTGGGGGAGGGACGGCGCATCGTCGTCGGCGCGGACCCCGGCTACCCACGCGAGCACGACGTCCACCTGCAGTGCCGGATCAACCGCCCGGGGATGCCGGTGTGGTCCACGGTGGACGACACCCTCACCGCGGCGATCGAAGCCGCACACGGTTGA
- a CDS encoding helix-turn-helix domain-containing protein, which produces MGHPARAAIRSVRYDPPPGVTGEIELTSLARMRARAGPQEFVAPQRLGFDLLIRLEAGSAVHTVDFTGYPLGPGDVLWVRAGQVQQWGAIDGIEGQVFLINPAAIDSGTRELIRAADVTTPNHWTAATMAGTPAAAALDAALATAAAPPAAGLRDAALARALAAALLLLVLAGQEGSGHRPPTHQAFLWFRDELEANFRTWHKVADYAARLGYSTRTLNRLARDNTGLSAKQLIDERVVLEAKRLLAHGHDTIARTAEQLGFDDPSNFSKYFLYRTGMTPAGFRDRVRPQR; this is translated from the coding sequence ATGGGACATCCCGCGCGCGCCGCCATCCGGTCTGTCCGGTATGACCCGCCGCCCGGCGTGACCGGCGAGATCGAGCTCACCTCGCTCGCGCGCATGCGGGCCCGCGCCGGCCCGCAGGAGTTCGTTGCCCCGCAACGCCTCGGCTTCGACCTGCTGATCCGGCTCGAGGCGGGCAGCGCCGTGCACACCGTCGACTTCACCGGCTACCCGCTCGGACCCGGCGACGTCCTCTGGGTGCGAGCCGGGCAGGTGCAGCAATGGGGAGCCATCGACGGCATCGAGGGCCAGGTCTTCCTGATCAACCCGGCCGCGATCGACAGCGGCACCCGGGAACTGATCCGCGCCGCGGACGTCACCACCCCGAACCACTGGACCGCCGCCACGATGGCGGGCACCCCCGCGGCGGCTGCTCTTGACGCCGCACTGGCCACCGCCGCGGCACCGCCGGCCGCGGGTCTCCGCGACGCCGCACTGGCCCGCGCCCTCGCCGCGGCCCTGCTCCTCCTCGTCCTGGCCGGCCAGGAAGGCAGCGGCCACCGCCCGCCGACGCACCAGGCGTTCCTCTGGTTCCGCGACGAGCTCGAGGCGAACTTCCGCACCTGGCACAAAGTCGCCGACTACGCCGCCCGCCTGGGCTACTCGACCCGCACCCTCAACCGCTTGGCCCGCGACAACACCGGCCTGTCCGCCAAGCAGCTCATCGACGAACGCGTCGTGCTCGAAGCCAAGCGCCTGCTCGCCCACGGGCACGACACGATCGCCCGGACCGCCGAACAGCTCGGCTTCGACGACCCGTCCAACTTTTCCAAGTACTTCCTGTACCGCACGGGCATGACACCGGCAGGCTTCCGGGACCGCGTCAGACCGCAACGCTGA
- a CDS encoding DsbA family protein, producing MKARLTYVFDAYCGWCYGFGPAIRDFAAANAGRIELDVVSGGLFTGARVAPIGTMPYVADANARIAELTGAEFGPGYRALVADGRFEMDSTAAAAGFAALRAAAPGQALAAAEAMQRAFYFDGLSLSEASTYRHIAGLLGLAADDVLTAFNARTGAAQDFTRAARLGVTAYPTLLLHTATGVLRLGGPAATATQLTAALDRHLASVSL from the coding sequence ATGAAAGCGAGATTGACCTATGTGTTCGACGCCTACTGTGGCTGGTGCTACGGCTTCGGCCCGGCGATCCGCGACTTCGCCGCCGCGAACGCCGGGCGGATCGAGCTCGACGTCGTCAGCGGCGGCCTGTTCACCGGGGCGCGGGTCGCGCCGATCGGCACCATGCCGTACGTGGCCGACGCCAACGCGCGCATCGCCGAGCTGACCGGGGCTGAGTTCGGGCCCGGCTACCGCGCACTCGTCGCCGACGGCCGCTTCGAGATGGACTCCACGGCGGCCGCCGCCGGGTTCGCCGCGCTGCGGGCGGCGGCGCCCGGGCAGGCACTGGCCGCCGCGGAAGCGATGCAGCGGGCATTCTACTTCGACGGGCTGAGCCTGTCCGAGGCCTCGACCTACCGGCACATCGCCGGACTGCTGGGCCTGGCCGCCGACGACGTGCTGACCGCGTTCAACGCCCGCACCGGGGCGGCCCAGGACTTCACCCGTGCCGCCCGGCTGGGCGTTACCGCCTACCCGACGCTGCTGCTGCACACCGCGACCGGTGTGCTGCGGCTGGGCGGCCCGGCGGCCACGGCCACGCAGCTGACCGCCGCCCTCGACCGCCACCTCGCCTCCGTTTCCCTCTGA